In Rosa chinensis cultivar Old Blush chromosome 1, RchiOBHm-V2, whole genome shotgun sequence, a genomic segment contains:
- the LOC112181867 gene encoding GDSL esterase/lipase At1g71250 → MGFMVLAQGKLKQASSVQNCRNDSAAFYILGDSSVDCGDNTLFYPLIHSYLSLYSCNGSDGSTLIPHLLAEKMGMPNILPFYSQNGSINGIQRGLNFGSAHATILNHGSQSYQSVNQQLRQVFDSMQLLQLQLSEDRALSFIKSSIFYLSFGKDDFIELFLRNASGTAKQNNTDQEFSHILADQMVHVIRNLYDMNVRRIICMGILPLGCTPRVLLNQYNSTAHPNEDDDDDVPRGCVEEINAQVLEYNRELNEQISELHAELPDAQLLFCDVYQGLATIINNPEQYGFEDVKNACCGLGMYGAEIGCLSKDMACDKEASHVWWDLYNPTKAVNSLLADSAWSSYPLRICRPMSIQEFFSASV, encoded by the exons ATGGGGTTTATGGTTTTGGCTCAAGGGAAACTGAAACAGGCTTCGAGTGTCCAAAATTGTAGAAATGACTCTGCAGCATTCTACATATTGGGGGATTCCTCTGTTGATTGCGGAGACAACACGCTCTTTTACCCTCTCATTCACAGTTATCTGTCCTTGTATTCGTGTAATGGTTCCGACGGCTCAACTCTTATTCCCCATCTTCTTG CTGAGAAGATGGGCATGCCAAACATTTTACCATTCTACAGTCAAAATGGATCCATTAATGGAATACAAAGAGGCCTTAACTTCGGTTCAGCACATGCAACGATCTTGAATCACGGCAGCCAGAGTTATCAGTCTGTGAACCAGCAGCTCCGCCAAGTTTTTGATTCTATGCAACTCTTACAATTGCAGCTTAGCGAGGACAGAGCTCTCAGTTTCATCAAATCTTCCATCTTCTACCTCTCCTTTGGCAAAGATGACTTCATAGAGCTCTTCCTACGCAATGCCTCAGGTACTGCAAAACAGAATAATACTGATCAAGAATTTTCACACATTTTAGCAGATCAGATGGTACATGTTATACGGAACCTTTATGACATGAATGTGAGGAGGATCATATGCATGGGAATATTGCCGTTGGGATGCACCCCGCGGGTGTTATTGAACCAGTACAATTCCACAGCCCATCcaaatgaagatgatgatgatgatgttccAAGGGGATGTGTAGAGGAGATCAATGCACAGGTCTTAGAGTACAACAGAGAGCTGAATGAGCAAATCTCTGAGCTTCATGCAGAGTTGCCTGATGCACAGCTTCTGTTTTGTGATGTTTACCAAGGACTTGCAACGATCATAAACAACCCAGAACAATATG GATTTGAGGATGTAAAGAATGCTTGCTGCGGGCTTGGTATGTATGGAGCAGAAATTGGATGCCTCTCTAAAGATATGGCATGTGACAAAGAAGCAAGTCATGTGTGGTGGGATTTGTACAATCCTACAAAAGCAGTGAACTCATTGTTGGCTGATTCAGCCTGGTCGAGCTATCCGCTTCGGATTTGTCGTCCTATGAGCATCCAGGAATTTTTTAGTGCTTCAGTTTAA
- the LOC112184015 gene encoding 54S ribosomal protein L51, mitochondrial, producing MALRGVWQLKKLVVSYSDWGGSSRGIRSFMESYLPAFKEKNPQLEVVTEHIRGQHPHLKGLYNNQNERVVCVKNMDPEEILQCATRLRNSLGRKVVKLRTRHVTKHPSVQGTWTTDIKF from the exons ATGGCCTTGAGAGGTGTGTGGCAACTGAAAAAACTGGTTGTGAGCTATTCTGATTGGGGAGGAAGCAGTAGGGGAATCAG GTCATTCATGGAGTCTTACCTACCTGCATTTAAGGAGAAGAATCCTCAGCTAGAGGTAGTTACTGAACACATTCGTGGTCAGCATCCTCATTTGAAGGGCTTATACA ACAACCAAAATGAAAGAGTGGTATGTGTGAAGAATATGGATCCAGAAGAGATTCTTCAATGTGCAACTAGGCTAAGGAATTCACTCGGGAGAAAAGTGGTGAAGCTGCGGACTAGACATGTAACCAAACATCCAAGCGTGCAAGGTACCTGGACGACAGACATCAAATTTTGA